The DNA segment AATTTACGGGGGGAACAATATGATTTATACCGTTACTTTTAATCCATCGATAGACTATATCATGGTGTCAGAAGACTTTGAGTTGGGTAGGTTAAATCGCGTTACAGATACGCAGAAATTCGCAGGAGGTAAGGGAATTAACGTATCGCGTGTATTGAAAACATTAAATGTCCATTCGACTGCATTAGGTTTTGTTGGTGGGTTTCCGGGACAATTTATTATCGATACATTACAAAATGCATCAATTGCAAAGAATTTTGTGCATATTGATGAAGATACACGGATTAACGTCAAACTTAAAACACAGGTTGAAACAGAAATAAATGCACCTGGCCCAACTGTTAGTCATGAGCAATTTGAAACATTATTAAATCAAATGAGAAAAACGAAAGAACATGATGTTGTCATTGTTTCAGGTAGCGTCCCAAAGAGTATACCTGATGATGCGTATAAACAAATAGCTCAAATCACATATGAAACAGGTGCGAAGTTAGTAGTAGATGCGGAAAAAGATTTAGTGAAGTCTGTATTAGAATATCAGCCTTTATTTATTAAACCGAACAAAGATGAACTCGAAGATATGTTTGATACGACGATTAAATCAGATGAAGAAGTGATTAAATATGCTCGACAAATTATAGACCAAGGTGCACAGTCAGTCATAATCACGCTCGGTGGTGCAGGTGCAATTTACGTTGATCATAAAAATAGTTATAAAGCTGAAGTGCCTATAGATAAAGTGATCAACACAGTTGGTGCAGGAGACAGCACAGTTGCAGGCATGGTTGCAGGTTTAGAATCAGGTCTTTCAATCGAAGAATCATTTAAACAAGCAGTGGCTTCGGGATCAGCTACAGCGTTTAACGATGATTTAGCAACATATCAATCTATATTAGAAGTTAAAGACAAAGTTACAATTAGCGCATTAGATGGGAGTGTATAAACATGAGAATTACAGAATTATTGACGCAATCAACCATTGCGATGGATTTATCTGCAAATGATAAAGATGGTGTTATTGAAGAATTAGGGAATCAGTTAAATCATGCAGGAAAACTTAACGATGTTAAAGCTTTTAAAGAAGCGATTCATAACCGTGAAGCGCAAAGTACAACAGGTATTGGTGAAGGGATTGCTATTCCACATGCCAAAGTAGCTGCAGTTGATTCACCAGCGATAGCATTCGGTAAATCTAAAGAGGGCATCGATTATCAAAGTTTAGATATGCAACCTGCACATTTATTCTTTATGATTGCTGCGCCAGAAGGTGGTGCTCAAACGCATTTAGATGCACTGGCGAAACTCTCAGGTATTCTTATGGATGAGCATGTTCGCGCACAATTATTAGATGCTAAATCTCCATAGGAAGTATTACAAATTATTGATAAAGCTGATGATGAGGCAACTGAAGATGAAGAAGCAGAACAACAAGCTTCAGCTACAACCAATGCTTCTTCAACGGAAGAAACTGATAAAGATGAACCATACATTTTGGCTGTCACAGCTTGTCCTACTGGAATTGCGCACACATATATGGCACGTGATGCTTTGAAGAAACAAGCAGAAAAAATGAACGTTAAAATAAAAGTCGAAACAAACGGTTCAGGTGGTATCAAAAATCACCTTACAGATGAAGATATAGCACGTGCTACAGGAATTATCGTAGCAGCTGATGTACATGTAGATACTGATCGATTTGATGGAAAAAATGTTGTAGAAGTGCCAGTGGCTGATGGTATTAAACGTCCTGAAACATTAATAAATATGGCACAAGATCGTTCTCGTAAACCATTTGTTGCAAAAGGAGATAGCCAAAGCAGCTATACTGAAAGCAATGAGAAACAAAGTGTCGGAAAAACAATTTATAAACATCTCATGAATGGTGTTTCTAATATGTTACCGCTCGTAATAGCAGGTGGTATCATTATGGCACTTGTATTTATTATAGGTCCAAACTCTTTTGATCCAAAAAGCTCTGAACATAATGCTTTCGCAGAACAATTATGGAATATCGGTAAAAACAGTGCATTCTTACTTATTATACCAGTGCTTGCGGGTTACATCGCTCGAAGCATCGCGGATAAACCTGGTTTCGCTGCAGGTTTAGTTGGTGGTATGTTAGCAGCCAATGGTGATTCAGGCTTTATTGGTGGTATTCTAGCTGGTTTCTTAGCTGGTTACTTAACTCAAGGTATTAAAAAACTTGCGAGTTATTTACCACAAGCATTGGAAGGTTTAAAACCGACATTAATTTATCCCGTATTTTCTGTTCTAATTAGTGGATTACTAATGATTTATGTCGTTAACCCACCTGCATCATGGTTAAATAATACATTACTTAACGGTTTAGATAGTTTATCTGGCTCTAACATCATGTTATTAGGATTAGTTATCGGTGCAATGATGGCAATCGATATGGGTGGTCCTTTCAACAAAGCCGCATATGTCTTTGCGACTGCAGCTTTAACTGAAGGTAATGCAGCGCCAATTACAGCAGCTATGATTGGAGGAATGGTACCTCCAATGGCTATTGCAACTGCGATGTTAATTTTTAAAAAGAAATTCACGAAAGAGCAACGAGGATCAATTTTACCAAACTATGTTATGGGACTCTCATTTATTACAGAAGGTGCAATTCCATTTGCGGCAGCTGATCCTTTAAGAGTGATTCCTTCAATGATGGTTGGTTCAGGTGTAGCTGGTGCGATTGCACTTGGATTAGGTTCAACAATACAAGCGCCTCATGGTGGTATCTTTGTAATTATTGGTACGAACATTAACCATTTAGATCATATTTTGTCAGCGCTAATAGCAATTGTAATTGGTTCAATTGTTTCAGCAATCATTTACGGTGTACTTAAACCTAAAGTAACTGATAATGAACTTGACGCTTCAAAGTCAATGAATGAATAATATATAATGTAATAATTAACACTTTACTTTATAAAAATAGAGAATGATGCAGAAATCGAATTTTTCTAATAGAGATTTCGTAATCCCACCTAATTTACAAAGAGGCTGAGATATTTTTTATCCCAGCCTCTATTTTTTTATTTTCTAAAAATGAAGCACGTTTAGTGGATTTTCTAACTATTGTCATATATTTAACATAAACATTTGAATATAATATGTAGGTTAATTTTGATAAACTGATAAAGTAGGATAAACATAATTAAATTAACATATAAAGAAGGTAAGTATAATGTCTAAATATGTTTTAATCAATGGATGTATATATACAGAAAGAGAAAAAATAGATAAAGGTTATGTCATTATAAAAAACGGCAAAATTGCTGGTTTAGGTAATGGTAACTATGAAGGTGAGCTCGAGACATATGATATGAAAGGGCGACACATCTTACCAGGATTTATTGACATGCATATTCACGGTGGTTATGGAGAAGATGCAATGGATGGGTCGTTTGACGGACTGAAACATTTATCTGAATCGCTATTGTCTGAAGGTACAACAAGTTATGTACCTACGACAATGACTCAATCCGAACAAAACATTAAAGCGGCATTAAAAAATATTGCCGATTATCAGTCACAACAAGATAGATATCAAGCAGCTGAAGTAGTAGGTGTCCATTTAGAAGGTCCATTTATTTCTGAACATAAAGTAGGAGCTCAAAATCCTAAATATGTACAAAGACCAACCGTAGAAAAACTGCAACAGTTTCAAGAAAGTGCAAATAACCAAATCAAAGTTATAACCTTTGCCCCAGAGGTCAAAGGTGCTTTAGCGTTATTACAATCATTTAAAGATAAAATACGTTTTTCGATCGGTCATAGTGTGGCGACGTTTGAAGAGACTAATAAAGCGGCACAAAATGGTGCTAGACATGTGACGCATTTATACAATGCAGCTACGCCATTTGAACATCGAAAGCCAGGCGTGTTTGGCGCGGCGTGGACGAACGATGATCTTCATACAGAGATCATTGTTGATGGTGTGCATTCACACCCTGCAGCTGTCAAAATTGCTTATAAACAAAAAGGTAATAGTCGATTTTTCTTAATTACAGATGCGATGCGAGCGAAAGGCATGCCTGAAGGTGAATATGATTTAGGCGGTCAAAATGTGATTGTTAAAGGCACTGAAGCACGGTTAGAATCAGGTGCCTTGGCTGGTAGTATATTGAAGATGAATGACGGTTTAAATAACTTAATCAATTATACTGGCGATTCATTAGAAAACTTATGGAGAGTTACGAGTTTAAATCAAGCTAAAGCACTAAAAATAGATGATAGAAAAGGGAGTTTAAAAGTTGGCAATGATGCAGATATCGTTGTGCTAGATAATGATATAAATGTGCAATTGACAATTAAGTCAGGTAAAATGCATCATTTTTCAAAATAATACTAATGTTAAATTTAACATTTAGATTGTTAAAACATTAATGGAATTGTATATTTACGGTTTATTAGTAATTTGAATAAAAAAGATTCTGAAATATAGAATAGTCGTCTTAAATATGGTAGAATAAAAATCAATATGTATTTTTAGGGAGGTGTTACAATGGGAAGGATTTAGTAACTTTAATGATGACTTGGAATAACGATCAATATAATGAACGGTCACCTATTGTGACACAAAAATTTGGAGGTGAATCCCTAGAAATAGGGAATTAATTGGAAACTGCGACCATAATAAATTTAGTAATATTTTTTCTATTAATAGCGTTAACTACTGTCTTTGTTGGCTCGGAATTTGCTTTAGTAAAGGTTCGATCTACGAGAATTGAACAGTTAGCTTCAGAAGGAAATGGTAATGCCAAAGTTGTTAAAAAGATGACGAAGAACTTGGATTACTATTTATCTGCCTGTCAGCTCGGGATTACGGTAACTTCTCTAGGATTAGGTTGGTTAGGTGAACCAACTTTCGATAAGTTATTACATCCTTTGTTCGAATTATTACATCTACCTCAAGCTATCACTACGACGATTTCATTTGTTCTAGCGTTCATCATCGTTACGTACTTACACGTAGTTCTTGGGGAATTAGCACCGAAGACTTTAGCAATTCAACATACAGAGAGATTAGCAC comes from the Staphylococcus hsinchuensis genome and includes:
- the pfkB gene encoding 1-phosphofructokinase; protein product: MIYTVTFNPSIDYIMVSEDFELGRLNRVTDTQKFAGGKGINVSRVLKTLNVHSTALGFVGGFPGQFIIDTLQNASIAKNFVHIDEDTRINVKLKTQVETEINAPGPTVSHEQFETLLNQMRKTKEHDVVIVSGSVPKSIPDDAYKQIAQITYETGAKLVVDAEKDLVKSVLEYQPLFIKPNKDELEDMFDTTIKSDEEVIKYARQIIDQGAQSVIITLGGAGAIYVDHKNSYKAEVPIDKVINTVGAGDSTVAGMVAGLESGLSIEESFKQAVASGSATAFNDDLATYQSILEVKDKVTISALDGSV
- the nagA gene encoding N-acetylglucosamine-6-phosphate deacetylase, translated to MSKYVLINGCIYTEREKIDKGYVIIKNGKIAGLGNGNYEGELETYDMKGRHILPGFIDMHIHGGYGEDAMDGSFDGLKHLSESLLSEGTTSYVPTTMTQSEQNIKAALKNIADYQSQQDRYQAAEVVGVHLEGPFISEHKVGAQNPKYVQRPTVEKLQQFQESANNQIKVITFAPEVKGALALLQSFKDKIRFSIGHSVATFEETNKAAQNGARHVTHLYNAATPFEHRKPGVFGAAWTNDDLHTEIIVDGVHSHPAAVKIAYKQKGNSRFFLITDAMRAKGMPEGEYDLGGQNVIVKGTEARLESGALAGSILKMNDGLNNLINYTGDSLENLWRVTSLNQAKALKIDDRKGSLKVGNDADIVVLDNDINVQLTIKSGKMHHFSK